From Linepithema humile isolate Giens D197 chromosome 8, Lhum_UNIL_v1.0, whole genome shotgun sequence, one genomic window encodes:
- the LOC105670574 gene encoding pentatricopeptide repeat-containing protein 1, mitochondrial-like: MLCQRFRTSIKLNNFIGYINEFNQLVTCTKQVVKNEHLQPRLQPQVSNFCMEKLPKTANIFGDISGRKFERVEMDKLEKEEEKFQDTEARVPRRLKPSLGQYAKMINFYISKNDLNSALSVLDLIKKNRDKPTMYIYNLLLRGYAMQGDIKQCISLYNKAKKRGLEPTAATYTSLFNVCAESKNSELALDYLKNLRQSLYEKQFPLNETHYNVMVKAYSWHNQTVEAFQLVDEMKDKRLPIGESTYNSLLHGAIAHKEAGLRHALIVWHLMRSWKIKPTLTTYNLFLRAIRDTDFKSLKLNEVLVSGQTKQTRILLKEGERPNLLASPPVLSTLLPLAGKEQSIVQYDASAKQEELINLNDVLVSNRLILFGGVDGFLDQMAIDDVKPNEKTMTLLLDLIPNSIPAENLLLKIADNNGIKLDIDFYNMLIKRRSMRFDYKAAKEVLSIAERKKLSPNIMTFGVLALGCQKCKDAKELLQGIEVFGYKPNHAIMSTLIDTACHKKDLHYLLFVMNYMVENKMYPNAAAIKNLEEFSKGLSKIEKPRGKYKLQKMQRLKENIERFGQQYPRWKKMIKDDE; this comes from the exons ATGTTGTGTCAGAGATTTCGCACGTcaataaaactaaacaattttatagGTTATATCAATGAATTTAATCAGCTAGTCACATGTACAAAACAAG TTGTCAAGAATGAACACTTGCAGCCAAGACTACAGCCTCAAGTCAGCAATTTCTGTATGGAAAAGCTTCcaaaaactgcaaatatttttggagACATTTCAGGTAGAAAATTTGAGCGCGTTGAGATGGATAAGcttgaaaaagaagaagaaaagtttCAAGATACAGAAGCACGCGTTCCGCGTCGGCTGAAACCCAGCTTGGGCCAGTATGCTAAAATGATCAATTTCTACATATCCAAGAATGATTTAAATTCCGCTTTAAGTGTACTTGATCTCATAAAAAAGAATCGAGACAAACCCACTATGTACATATACAATCTGTTGTTGCGAGGTTATGCTATGCAAGGTGATATAAAGCAGTGTATCAGTCTCTATAACAAAGCGAAAAAGCGTGGCTTGGAACCAACTGCAGCAACTTACACCAGTCTGTTTAATGTATGCGCTGAATCTAAGAACAGTGAGCTTGCTTTGGACTATTTAAAGAATCTACGACAATCACTCTATGAGAAGCAGTTTCCGTTGAACGAAACGCATTATAACGTCATGGTGAAGGCGTATAGTTGGCACAATCAAACCGTGGAAGCCTTTCAATTAGTGGACGAAATGAAGGACAAGCGTCTACCCATTGGGGAGAGCACCTATAATTCCCTCCTTCACGGAGCAATTGCTCACAAAGAGGCTGGTCTGCGACACGCTCTGATTGTGTGGCATTTAATGCGTTCGTGGAAAATCAAACCAACTTTGACTACGTACAATCTTTTCCTAAGAGCAATCAGAGACACAGATTTTAAGAGTTTAAAGCTCAACGAAGTCCTTGTCTCAGGGCAGACTAAGCAGACCAGGATTTTGTTGAAGGAAGGTGAAAGACCAAATTTATTGGCATCTCCACCTGTTCTGAGTACATTGTTACCTTTAGCGGGAAAAGAACAGAGCATTGTGCAATATGATGCTAGTGCAAAGCAGGAAGAATTGATAAACTTAAATGACGTGCTGGTGAGTAATCGTTTAATCTTATTCGGTGGTGTGGATGGATTTTTAGATCAAATGGCCATCGATGATGTTAAACCCAACGAGAAAACCATGACACTGCTCCTGGATTTAATTCCGAATTCGATACCAGcggagaatttattattaaaaattgcagatAACAATGGTATCAAGCTAGATATTGACTTTTATAATATGCTCATCAAAAGACGCAGCATGCGATTTGATTACAAGGCTGCAAAG gaGGTGTTAAGCATAGCAGAGCGGAAGAAGCTTTCCCCAAATATTATGACGTTTGGCGTCTTGGCGCTCGGTTGCCAAAAATGCAAAGACGCTAAAGAATTATTGCAAGGAATAGAAGTTTTCGGCTATAAACCCAATCATGCAATCATGAGTACTCTCATCGACACAGCTTGCCACAAGAAAGATTTGCACTACTTGTTATTTGTGATGAATTATATggtggaaaataaaatgtatccCAATGCGGCCGCCATTAAAAATCTGGAGGAATTTTCCAAAGGATTATCGAAGATTGAAAAACCTAGA GGAAAGTACAAGCTTCAAAAAATGCAGCGTTTGAAGGAAAACATAGAGAGATTTGGACAGCAATATCCCAGAtggaaaaagatgataaaagaTGACGAGTGA
- the vir gene encoding protein virilizer: MDNIELLFFDTFSHDISEELNLDLVQFPKPVYISEVRIIPLGARVQADFPGGVRLGATNPSQFEIEFFVNDLSKPGASTFEFLGALEYKQNIHIQLECERKQIPTDGLVLRGWYTTITLAVYGTLTKSLNNPQEVINSTAGSTACVSALEENPESITQVSSEQQSNWYYENQHQTNSAETCVTSTPPPPVQPIQVVEPSRTSASDTAKTESAQWEEETSSVGEKSSKRPVSPPTESLISLSPESISAEEEDAEQQEAGEPETGEPFEPILSDEDIMTDDVPSTAEFECESSQIDEIYTLMPPDLLSLEKLENLEDTHVNREVPLKIREILQSLSKSVSHFHNASGQEKETFVHNCETLCATLAPFDCNEDDVNDLISIINAGLDMELARAQPQPAYKMRHVKVGVRLAEAFCRLSKGPEILLKVEAPSKLLALCMRENVALPVKLSALRALDAALISPLIVEEFLSTRNHLYRNALTMLDSTKLVRLKYALSSLLRKVHVYEYLEEMKEFDEFGLSELMNAYICAPTLMAQPKRQLPACAQMEFEREHARNPRAHLVAYFEHHKLIHHLLLTLTSSNCDLKVVKLIRRFLLRLSDTKEGLFYLLKEAEVVRLILKALKYELPGAGCVLAWRLQVAQCLICLKQTSDWTILKRLHSFLVFPDGLHAILTVLPLCDFIDILIPFLSDPNLCEFAAEIISAIVRYSDKVEILQNRAEFILEKAREHAVLRDVTSYLTTAAQATHWDYSDVSLLVGIIRKSVEKAATLPGQLIIACRILHYLIFPSNNDVDPLEPYVELKYRNALTQLFAADGLTPLVAVMANVSDFYEQPFLHRVALTGRRGMALVALLLPCTRLTRALLERLVKCMATDFKDLTAVVPLLGVYSLIEAIPPNPMVQALSEEIVGTLLVFTQAVDSDGSGNVAKSLWTQMLGEVLKMVALRPCNFMPGLKLLTRLLPPVLTFKETAAEDAARILGLRKLWSAHLQAQAVNLTETLRLLCASWNRDVLLLLSMVCKQLSDLAAPTALLVGRCLLDGILAATPLENNVPVLALVSDLARHAPMKATLLTLTSPASRAQVKSDQKYPPVIEMMCSTLKSSSNIHVQYEILKILETLCDCNLSLVQEEENEPFEKRLTHSVPSKEPLLSILAALIEILAASTKFQSDVIESTLHILLSLISHNYGLYHVKSCLENNPGALRALLDHVSTLEEPETNSVVDLTVTFLENLIASDSERRSLHLRAQQLASLISWEKSEHPLEKLKRAAELVESLRAAEEREEKEPIPEMLEPLLPAPEALLNQFSQRCLGVVNSSPSRSRKFSFATANQTQAENTVDLLALAAELLPADFNLLAEAQNLCSKTPPDDATQPLQSKSQDEDQESRTEKQTSPMTKSKQPFVTPIRGRAQFANSIRGGPVGGGVGRGADPFRSRPPNTSRPPSLHVDEFVALETCGAQPTGPTGYNKLSIRGTCPSRVISSGTRSRPWAQETRPPYLR; this comes from the exons atggataaCATCGAATTATTGTTCTTCGACACATTTTCTCACGATATTTCAGAG GAATTAAATTTGGATTTAGTGCAATTTCCTAAACCTGTTTACATTAGTGAAGTAAGAATAATTCCATTGGGTGCACGAGTGCAGGCAGATTTTCCAGGAGGAGTGCGACTTGG AGCGACCAACCCTTCTCAATTTGAGATCGAATTTTTCGTAAACGATCTTAGTAAACCCGGAGCTTCCACTTTTGAATTTTTGGGTGCTCTAGAATACAAACAGAACATTCACATTCAATTGGAATGTGAGCGGAAACAAATACCAACGGATGGATTAGTACTGAGAGGATGGTACACCACTATAACACTGGCAGTGTATGGTACTCTAACTAAATCATTAAACAATCCTCAGGAGGTGATTAATTCGACAGCTGGTTCTACTGCTTGTGTCAGTGCTCTTGAGGAAAATCCGGAAAGTATTACCCAAGTATCTTCAGAACAGCAATCTAACTGGTATTACGAGAATCAGCACCAGACAAATTCAGCA gAAACATGTGTAACCTCGACTCCGCCACCACCGGTTCAGCCAATTCAAGTAGTGGAACCGTCCAGAACATCTGCTTCGGACACCGCAAAAACAGAATCGGCGCAATGGGAAGAAGAGACGTCCAGTGTAGGCGAAAAGTCTTCAAAGCGACCTGTGTCTCCCCCTACAGAGTCCTTGATTTCTCTGAGTCCCGAATCTATTTCTGCCGAAGAAGAAGACGCGGAGCAACAGGAAGCTGGCGAACCGGAAACTGGCGAGCCCTTCGAGCCTATATTATCGGATGAGGATATAATGACTGACGACGTTCCATCTACTGCTGAATTCGAGTGTGAATCTTCGCAGATTGACGAGATCTACACGCTGATGCCGCCTGATCTGTTAAGCTTGGAGAAACTGGAGAATTTGGAGGACACACACGTGAATCGTGAAGTTCCGTTGAAAATCCGAGAGATCCTTCAATCTCTGTCTAAGTCAGTCTCGCATTTCCACAACGCGTCCGGCCAAGAGAAAGAAACGTTTGTACACAATTGCGAAACTCTGTGTGCCACATTGGCTCCATTCGACTGCAACGAGGACGATGTGAACGACCTGATTAGTATTATCAATGCTGGCTTGGACATGGAGCTCGCCAGAGCTCAGCCGCAACCGGCGTATAAGATGCGTCACGTGAAAGTGGGAGTTCGCTTAGCGGAGGCTTTCTGCCGATTATCGAAGGGTCCGGAAATTCTGCTGAAAGTCGAAGCCCCGTCCAAATTGCTTGCTCTCTGCATGCGCGAGAACGTGGCGCTACCGGTGAAACTTTCCGCTCTGAGAGCTCTTGACGCTGCGCTAATCAGTCCGCTAATCGTGGAAGAATTTCTGAGCACGCGCAACCACCTGTACAGAAACGCGCTAACAATGTTGGATTCAACGAAGCTGGTCAGACTGAAGTACGCTCTCAGCTCGCTTCTCCGCAAGGTTCACGTGTACGAATATCTGGAAGAGATGAAGGAATTCGACGAATTTGGTCTCTCGGAATTGATGAACGCTTACATATGCGCTCCGACGTTGATGGCGCAGCCCAAACGTCAGCTTCCGGCATGCGCGCAGATGGAATTCGAGAGAGAGCACGCTCGCAATCCTCGCGCTCACCTCGTGGCTTATTTCGAGCATCACAAGTTGATTCATCACCTTCTGTTAACGTTGACTTCCTCCAATTGCGACTTGAAGGTGGTCAAATTAATTCGCCGCTTTCTACTGCGTCTCTCTGACACGAAGGAGGGCCTGTTTTATCTGCTGAAAGAAGCCGAAGTAGTGCGGCTGATACTGAAAGCCTTGAAATACGAACTACCCGGGGCCGGTTGCGTTCTAGCGTGGCGCCTTCAAGTCGCACAGTGTCTAATTTGCTTGAAGCAGACTTCCGACTGGACGATTCTCAAGAGATTGCACTCCTTTCTCGTCTTTCCCGACGGTCTGCACGCCATTCTCACAGTTCTGCCTCTGTGCGATTTCATAGACATTTTAATTCCTTTTCTGTCGGATCCTAATCTGTGCGAGTTCGCCGCGGAAATTATCTCCGCCATCGTTCGTTATTCCGACAAAGTCGAGATCCTGCAAAATCGCGCGGAATTTATACTGGAAAAGGCTCGCGAGCACGCCGTTCTCAGAGATGTGACATCGTACTTGACGACCGCGGCTCAGGCTACTCATTGGGATTACAGCGACGTTTCCCTGTTGGTGGGGATTATCAGGAAGAGCGTGGAGAAGGCGGCAACGCTACCCGGCCAGCTGATCATCGCGTGCCGCATTCTACATTACCTAATCTTTCCATCCAACAACGACGTCGATCCCTTGGAGCCCTACGTCGAACTCAAGTACCGGAACGCCTTGACTCAGCTGTTCGCCGCTGACGGCCTCACCCCGCTGGTCGCCGTAATGGCGAATGTGTCCGATTTCTACGAACAGCCGTTCCTTCATCGCGTGGCCTTGACGGGCCGTAGAGGTATGGCGTTAGTCGCCCTCTTGCTTCCCTGCACGAGACTGACGAGAGCGCTGCTCGAACGACTCGTCAAATGCATGGCGACGGACTTCAAGGATCTCACGGCTGTCGTACCGCTGCTCGGAGTCTACTCCTTGATCGAGGCCATTCCGCCTAATCCGATGGTGCAGGCTCTGTCTGAGGAAATCGTGGGTACGTTGCTGGTGTTCACTCAAGCCGTCGATTCCGACGGTTCTGGCAACGTCGCGAAATCGCTGTGGACTCAGATGCTCGGCGAAGTCCTGAAGATGGTGGCCCTTCGGCCCTGCAACTTCATGCCGGGTCTGAAGCTGCTGACTCGCTTACTGCCGCCCGTTCTGACGTTCAAAGAAACCGCCGCCGAGGACGCCGCGAGGATTCTCGGTCTGAGGAAACTCTGGTCGGCGCATCTTCAGGCGCAGGCCGTAAACCTCACGGAGACCCTCCGGCTGCTCTGCGCCAGTTGGAATCGCGATGTATTGCTCCTCTTATCGATGGTTTGCAAGCAGCTGAGCGACCTGGCGGCACCGACGGCTCTTCTAGTCGGAAGATGCCTCTTAGACGGCATCCTGGCGGCCACTCCTCTCGAAAACAACGTTCCTGTCCTCGCTTTAGTCAGCGATCTGGCCAGACACGCTCCTATGAAGGCCACCCTGCTGACCTTGACCAGTCCGGCGTCTAGAGCGCAGGTGAAATCCGATCAAAAGTATCCGCCAGTCATTGAAATGATGTGCTCCACGTTGAAGAGTAGCAGCAACATCCACGTGCAGTACGAGATCCTGAAAATCCTCGAGACTTTGTGCGATTGTAATCTTAGTCTGGTGCAGGAGGAGGAGAACGAACCCTTCGAAAAGAGACTGACGCATTCGGTGCCCAGCAAGGAACCTCTTCTCTCCATTCTCGCCGCTCTAATCGAAATTCTGGCAGCCAGCACGAAATTCCAATCGGACGTGATAGAAAGCACACTGCACATTCTTTTATCCTTAATCAGTCACAACTACGGACTGTATCACGTGAAGAGTTGCCTGGAGAACAATCCCGGTGCCTTGCGCGCGCTGCTGGATCACGTGTCCACCCTGGAAGAGCCTGAAACGAACTCCGTGGTAGATTTGACCGTGACCTTCTTGGAGAATCTGATCGCTTCCGACTCGGAGAGGAGATCCTTGCACCTGCGCGCGCAACAATTGGCGTCTTTGATCTCGTGGGAGAAAAGCGAGCATCCCCTGGAGAAGCTGAAACGCGCGGCAGAGCTAGTGGAATCTTTAAGAGCCgccgaagagagagaggaaaaggaGCCCATTCCGGAAATGTTGGAGCCGCTGCTGCCCGCCCCGGAAGCTCTGCTGAATCAGTTTTCGCAAAGGTGTCTCGGAGTGGTCAATAGCAGTCCGTCTCGATCCAGGAAGTTCTCGTTCGCGACGGCGAATCAGACGCAAGCCGAAAATACAGTGGACCTCTTGGCACTCGCGGCCGAATTACTGCCCGCTGATTTTAATCTGCTGGCAGAGGCGCAGAATTTATGTTCCAAGACGCCTCCCGACGACGCCACGCAACCTCTACAATCGAAATCTCAGGATGAAGATCAGGAAAGTAGAACGGAGAAGCAAACTTCTCCGATGACCAAGTCGAAGCAGCCATTCG TGACGCCGATACGAGGTCGAGCACAATTTGCCAATTCGATACGAGGCGGCCCGGTGGGTGGAGGAGTGGGTAGAGGAGCTGATCCTTTCCGGTCGAGGCCGCCCAACACTTCTAGGCCGCCGTCTCTTCATGTAGACGAATTTGTAGCTCTGGAAACCTGCGGAGCTCAGCCGACCGGCCCTACCGGCTACAACAAGCTCAGCATTCGTGGCACGTGTCCGTCGCGCGTTATCAGCAGCGGCACCAGAAGTCGACCTTGGGCGCAAGAAACTCGTCCTCCGTACCTTCGCTAA